A region of Malaciobacter marinus DNA encodes the following proteins:
- the flgC gene encoding flagellar basal body rod protein FlgC — protein MGFFDGYNVATSGMSAQRTRINVVSANIANAQTTNTIGGGPYKKQDVVFEEILLNKAEKSNSNDIEQSNSKKSADELRGVGVKSIVQNDAEPIMRFEPAHPDANKDGYVAYPNINPVIEMVNLIEAQRSYEANIAAFNTHKNIDTKTLDILKA, from the coding sequence ATGGGTTTTTTTGATGGATACAATGTAGCAACTTCTGGAATGAGTGCACAAAGAACTAGAATAAATGTAGTAAGTGCGAATATAGCAAATGCTCAAACTACAAATACAATTGGTGGTGGACCGTATAAAAAACAAGATGTTGTATTTGAGGAAATTTTATTAAATAAAGCAGAAAAATCAAATAGTAATGATATTGAACAATCAAATAGTAAAAAAAGCGCAGATGAATTAAGAGGAGTTGGTGTTAAATCAATTGTTCAAAATGATGCAGAGCCTATTATGAGATTTGAGCCAGCACATCCAGATGCAAATAAAGATGGATATGTAGCTTATCCAAATATTAATCCAGTTATTGAAATGGTTAATTTAATAGAAGCTCAAAGATCATATGAAGCAAATATTGCTGCTTTTAATACACACAAAAATATTGATACTAAAACACTTGATATTTTAAAGGCATAG
- the fliE gene encoding flagellar hook-basal body complex protein FliE — protein MNISSIKDSIGSLGLSQVKNEVNSPKENESFASMLKGAVGEVNQHQIDGYNAMEGIATGKVENLQEAVQKIEEAELSLKLGLEVQNKAIAAYKEISRMQA, from the coding sequence ATGAATATTTCTTCAATTAAAGACTCAATTGGTTCTTTAGGACTATCGCAAGTAAAAAATGAAGTAAATTCTCCAAAAGAAAATGAATCTTTTGCTAGTATGTTAAAAGGTGCAGTAGGTGAAGTGAATCAGCATCAAATTGATGGATATAATGCTATGGAAGGTATTGCAACAGGTAAGGTTGAAAATCTTCAAGAGGCAGTTCAAAAAATTGAAGAAGCTGAACTTTCATTGAAATTAGGTTTAGAAGTTCAAAATAAAGCAATCGCTGCATATAAAGAAATTTCAAGAATGCAAGCATAA
- a CDS encoding AAA family ATPase has translation MFNSISNQASRLINLTKNRQRESKTKLLTITSGKGGVGKSTFTGNIAYLLSSRGFKVAIVDADIGLANMQVLFDMKPRYTLFDYIEGKVTIDEVLLQTAYKNISLVAGKSGYQYSNHSNSFVFARIVEDIISLNEFDVVLVDTGAGLNEYVKEFLAISDNILAVTTTDPSALTDLYALIKMLSKDKEQLMLCFNHTKNHQIGNTISNSLINLAKKNRLNDNFMVKYIGNVSTSANISTTGRLRKLFSFEFKNDDSTKELQAIIDTLLKNIK, from the coding sequence GTGTTTAATAGTATTTCAAATCAAGCAAGTAGATTAATCAATCTTACAAAAAATAGACAAAGAGAGTCAAAAACTAAATTACTAACAATTACATCAGGTAAGGGTGGAGTAGGTAAATCAACTTTTACTGGAAACATTGCGTATTTATTATCTTCAAGAGGTTTTAAAGTGGCAATAGTTGATGCTGATATTGGCTTAGCAAATATGCAAGTACTATTTGATATGAAACCAAGATATACACTATTTGATTATATTGAAGGAAAAGTTACTATTGATGAGGTTTTACTTCAAACAGCTTATAAAAATATTTCACTAGTTGCTGGTAAGAGTGGTTATCAATACTCAAATCACTCTAACTCTTTTGTTTTTGCAAGAATAGTTGAGGATATTATAAGTTTAAATGAATTTGATGTTGTTTTAGTTGATACAGGAGCTGGTTTAAATGAGTATGTTAAAGAATTTTTGGCAATATCTGATAATATTTTAGCAGTTACTACAACTGATCCTAGTGCATTAACTGATTTGTATGCTTTAATAAAAATGCTATCCAAAGATAAAGAACAGCTTATGTTATGTTTTAATCATACAAAAAATCATCAAATTGGAAATACAATTTCAAATTCTTTAATAAATTTGGCTAAAAAAAATAGATTAAATGATAATTTTATGGTAAAATATATAGGTAATGTATCAACTTCTGCAAATATTTCAACAACTGGCCGGTTAAGAAAATTATTTAGTTTTGAGTTTAAAAATGATGACTCAACTAAGGAACTACAAGCTATAATTGATACTTTACTTAAAAATATAAAATAA
- the flhF gene encoding flagellar biosynthesis protein FlhF → MNMLSFLGETPTIALKKAQEECGEEAIVISTKKISSAKDGNKDMYEVVVALEDSNTMNEPIKKSTYTKKIVSKDPKKDEKFQASVYDFRAEILKMQDAIGQVQKSIWDPKSQLYDLTIPPEFADMYNLFEQNEFDQEMTYTIMKKTIKQLPVSLKANPKKVNDFFKLILRRILPIKHEVPLRKHQRKITMMVGPTGVGKTTTIAKLAARYAYKLGQNYKVGIVTLDSFRVGAIEQLQAYTNIMRLPLEIVKNPEDLIEALLRLKDCNYIFIDTAGSSQYDVDKIELINEYQNRIEELPIEKILVLPANVKQSDLIDIYANYSRLNIDYLTFTKLDETRSFGNLISFAHKTKKSITYFSIGQNVPDDLIVSDASFLIDCFMNSSCPRR, encoded by the coding sequence ATGAATATGCTTTCATTTTTAGGAGAAACACCAACAATTGCTTTAAAAAAGGCTCAAGAAGAGTGTGGTGAAGAAGCAATTGTAATATCTACTAAAAAAATATCTAGTGCTAAAGATGGTAATAAAGATATGTATGAGGTGGTTGTTGCATTAGAAGATAGTAATACTATGAATGAACCTATAAAGAAGTCAACTTATACAAAAAAAATTGTTTCAAAAGATCCAAAAAAAGATGAAAAATTTCAAGCTTCTGTGTATGATTTTAGAGCAGAAATACTTAAAATGCAAGATGCAATTGGACAGGTTCAAAAATCAATATGGGATCCTAAAAGTCAACTGTATGATTTGACTATCCCTCCTGAATTTGCAGATATGTATAATCTTTTTGAACAAAATGAATTTGATCAAGAGATGACCTACACAATAATGAAAAAAACAATAAAACAATTGCCAGTTTCATTAAAAGCAAATCCTAAAAAAGTCAATGATTTTTTTAAATTAATTTTAAGAAGAATACTTCCTATTAAACATGAAGTACCATTAAGAAAACATCAAAGAAAAATTACGATGATGGTTGGCCCAACAGGAGTTGGTAAAACTACAACAATTGCAAAATTAGCTGCTAGATATGCATATAAATTAGGACAAAATTATAAAGTTGGAATTGTAACTTTAGATTCATTTAGAGTTGGAGCTATTGAACAATTGCAAGCTTATACAAATATTATGCGTTTACCTTTAGAAATTGTTAAAAATCCAGAGGATTTAATAGAAGCATTACTTAGATTAAAAGATTGCAATTATATATTTATAGATACTGCTGGTTCTAGTCAATATGATGTGGATAAAATAGAGTTAATAAATGAGTATCAAAATAGAATAGAAGAATTACCTATTGAAAAAATATTGGTACTTCCTGCAAATGTAAAACAAAGTGATTTAATTGATATTTATGCAAACTACTCAAGATTAAATATTGATTATTTGACTTTTACTAAGCTTGATGAAACTAGAAGTTTTGGAAATTTGATTTCTTTTGCACATAAAACAAAAAAGTCAATTACATATTTTTCTATAGGACAAAATGTTCCAGATGACTTAATCGTATCAGATGCATCTTTTTTGATTGACTGTTTTATGAATAGTTCTTGTCCAAGGAGATAA
- a CDS encoding flagellar motor protein MotB has protein sequence MAKKKCPDCPKCLPGWLVQFGDLMSLLLTFFILLLSMAVMDKKKVEEYFDIMKKAMGFLDKTSDVREQTDQHSNNQSNSDSPDSMTAAEEGIEQASNEIKEIVEIANDTAADQSQIMQITKGKNEFVLDIPSTIMFKPGEYRINDAASKRFIAKIARVIRTMPQTFAIEVIGHTDNAAYKNKDIPRDDWDLSALRSVEVVKELIKNRIEPGQLKVSAYGSYHPKSEVASDNRRVEIRFFSENDQSDILSEENFFDRLE, from the coding sequence ATGGCAAAGAAAAAATGTCCAGATTGTCCTAAATGCTTACCAGGTTGGTTAGTTCAGTTTGGTGATCTTATGTCTTTATTGCTTACTTTTTTTATTTTACTTTTATCCATGGCTGTTATGGATAAGAAAAAAGTTGAAGAGTACTTTGATATTATGAAAAAGGCAATGGGGTTTTTAGATAAAACTTCTGATGTTAGAGAACAAACAGATCAACATTCAAATAATCAAAGTAATAGTGATAGTCCTGATAGTATGACAGCAGCAGAAGAAGGAATTGAGCAAGCTTCAAATGAAATTAAAGAAATAGTTGAGATTGCAAATGACACTGCAGCAGATCAATCTCAAATTATGCAAATAACAAAAGGCAAAAATGAGTTTGTTTTAGATATTCCTTCAACTATAATGTTTAAACCAGGTGAGTATAGAATAAATGATGCTGCTTCTAAGAGGTTTATTGCTAAAATAGCAAGAGTAATAAGAACTATGCCTCAAACTTTTGCAATTGAAGTAATAGGGCATACTGATAATGCGGCTTATAAAAACAAAGATATACCAAGAGATGATTGGGATTTGTCTGCATTAAGATCAGTTGAAGTAGTAAAAGAATTAATTAAAAACAGGATTGAACCAGGACAGTTAAAAGTTTCTGCATATGGTTCATATCATCCAAAAAGTGAAGTTGCTTCTGATAATAGAAGAGTTGAAATCAGATTTTTTTCTGAAAATGATCAATCTGATATTTTAAGTGAAGAAAATTTCTTTGATAGGTTGGAATAA
- a CDS encoding motility protein A, with the protein MDKGTLGGIIAGWSFVILAIALGGAGFGAYIDIPSLIIVVGGTLAVTAGQFEVNELKRMTPAIKVAFNEVKTESLPELVEKIIFYATEVKKHGVMHIEQKVMQENNPFLKEAFQLIVDGTKPEVLEPLLELKMEHMEKRHGIMIGLFGNMGGTAGSMGMIGTLVGLVAMLANLSDPAAVGPAMAVALITTMYGALIGTLFAGVIENKLARKNDIEITACEVIISGASMIAAEESIGNIKMKLNSILVELPE; encoded by the coding sequence ATGGATAAAGGTACATTAGGCGGAATTATAGCGGGATGGTCATTTGTAATCTTAGCAATTGCACTTGGTGGTGCAGGTTTTGGTGCATATATTGACATCCCGTCATTGATAATTGTTGTAGGTGGTACATTAGCTGTTACAGCTGGTCAATTTGAAGTTAATGAATTAAAAAGAATGACGCCTGCAATTAAAGTTGCATTTAATGAAGTAAAAACTGAATCTTTACCTGAATTAGTTGAAAAAATAATATTTTATGCAACAGAAGTGAAAAAACATGGTGTTATGCATATTGAACAAAAAGTAATGCAAGAGAATAATCCTTTTTTAAAAGAGGCCTTTCAATTGATTGTTGATGGAACAAAACCAGAAGTATTAGAGCCTTTACTTGAACTAAAAATGGAACATATGGAAAAAAGACATGGCATTATGATTGGTTTGTTTGGAAATATGGGAGGAACAGCTGGTTCAATGGGTATGATTGGTACTTTAGTTGGATTGGTTGCTATGCTTGCAAACTTATCAGATCCAGCAGCAGTTGGTCCAGCAATGGCAGTTGCTTTGATTACAACTATGTATGGAGCTTTAATTGGTACTTTATTTGCAGGTGTAATTGAAAATAAACTAGCAAGAAAAAATGATATTGAGATAACAGCTTGTGAAGTTATTATTTCAGGTGCTTCTATGATTGCAGCAGAGGAGTCAATAGGTAATATTAAGATGAAACTAAATTCAATTTTAGTTGAACTTCCAGAATAG
- a CDS encoding FliM/FliN family flagellar motor switch protein → MASDLSNILKDELTNTLEQLLSKSSTIDNIQELDKENYEPTQCIQVDVKFDFNAGTSNWSFFIPTISATKFEYFMLGGMGDLKEHIDDEIADAVNEITSNICGSFSTSVNAQNFDDIGSIKFEVLNSSIVESSSMKEAENIYEFSLSMDSEKLPVIISFDKLILPFISSITGKDDVQDLPLASENSSNSEQSSPSNQSNKTSSSDNLGISSLLSENSAHNLQLLFNIKLKLSVRLGTKNFLLKDILRWDIGEIIELDQMVNEPLEILVNGVKIGEGEAVIVEGKFGLKVKSIGNEALRLNQLGLK, encoded by the coding sequence TTGGCATCAGATTTATCAAATATATTAAAAGATGAGTTAACAAACACATTAGAGCAATTATTGTCAAAAAGTTCAACAATTGATAATATACAAGAGTTAGATAAAGAGAATTATGAGCCAACTCAATGTATACAAGTTGATGTTAAGTTTGATTTTAATGCTGGTACGAGTAATTGGTCATTTTTTATTCCAACTATTTCAGCTACAAAATTTGAATATTTTATGCTAGGTGGAATGGGTGATTTAAAAGAACATATAGATGATGAAATTGCTGATGCAGTTAATGAAATCACTTCTAATATTTGTGGAAGTTTTTCAACATCTGTTAATGCACAAAATTTTGATGATATAGGAAGTATTAAGTTTGAAGTATTAAACTCATCAATTGTTGAATCTTCATCTATGAAAGAAGCTGAAAATATTTATGAATTTTCTTTATCTATGGATTCTGAAAAATTACCTGTTATTATCAGTTTTGATAAACTAATACTTCCTTTTATTAGTTCAATAACAGGTAAAGATGATGTTCAGGATTTACCTTTAGCATCAGAAAATTCAAGCAATAGTGAACAAAGTAGTCCTTCAAATCAATCAAATAAAACTTCATCAAGTGATAATCTTGGTATTAGTTCTTTGTTATCTGAAAATTCTGCACATAATTTACAATTATTGTTTAATATAAAGTTAAAACTTAGTGTAAGATTAGGAACAAAAAACTTTTTATTAAAAGATATTTTGCGTTGGGATATAGGTGAAATAATAGAGCTTGACCAAATGGTAAATGAACCTTTAGAAATACTTGTAAATGGTGTTAAAATTGGTGAGGGAGAAGCAGTTATTGTTGAAGGAAAATTTGGACTTAAAGTAAAAAGTATAGGAAACGAAGCACTAAGATTAAACCAGTTAGGATTGAAGTAA
- a CDS encoding flagellin: protein MELGRVADIDNAKVNHVEKAKKVSEVDNNNKVESDEKYKNAQGSQQDYDKNEVILDNVRFGYNKSSQDFFVKVKRGDAEYKYPTEDMMRVKAQLLNELKQKLDESK, encoded by the coding sequence ATGGAATTAGGAAGAGTTGCAGACATTGATAATGCAAAAGTTAATCATGTAGAAAAAGCAAAAAAAGTTTCTGAAGTAGATAACAATAATAAAGTTGAATCTGATGAAAAGTATAAAAATGCACAAGGTTCTCAACAAGATTATGATAAAAATGAAGTAATTTTGGATAATGTTAGATTTGGATATAACAAAAGCTCACAAGATTTTTTTGTAAAAGTTAAAAGAGGCGATGCTGAGTATAAATACCCAACAGAAGATATGATGAGAGTAAAAGCTCAATTACTTAATGAGCTTAAACAAAAACTAGACGAGTCTAAGTAA
- a CDS encoding flagellar hook-basal body complex protein, producing MIGALWTGISGLSSQQTALDNESNNIANVNTIGYKSSRISFADQMYQDRIGKGSKILDAEKLYVQGNLKLTGVNYDMALSGDGFFTVKNKTQGGTSESFYTRAGNFRMGDNGTLQDAAGNEVQGWAMRPLDTETDVISTNPNATLFTDDYSELLGSRIIRHDTYVETITAKATDYVTTTRADASDAFSGTGLKNKAAKLNDIEVLKKEYTRRLQDLKNTPDGPSATSISQKSQIRFEGDILRGEGHQISITIDGTKIAQKFISTNATDDFITSLVDFAGGDTGNSVVAGSGTTTITNTITAANNTRYSMTIDGTEVHYDSDTDATMQEILDGLENAINTNETLTSSTNPPTGITKNNGTGTIAVTFGSNATATEATYASSVTEDYDLVASKIATYKALADEISFRIPGMVAYNVIDPVTATAVDQGKFEEKDTFNATTNPLDVYKGMIEIKSLIPGQDFIINSVQEMSSSTTVSGEVNDTLSRTKAQSGTGVGALESIQDALARAITGNQRNVYAPADLATLGTGIDHTLDFSIYDPTLKKNIEFSLTLDGTSGGGDITNVDEMVAAIQNGGNPTDTPKQVQFNNYFKVENVNGNLVISTKDSKYDLEFSTTLTDTVNSIVKDKNADYSGRKGAGAEFLEITNTIEQTSTQNSLQLKLDALNISNSPFGEFNIDQSGLITMKQGGVDFAIGQVSIALFNNQRGLLPSGDNLLAKTNESGDPIYNTNNSKTAKIEGKTLELSTADLSESLVNLMVFQRAFEANAKSITTSDQLLNTLINLKR from the coding sequence ATGATTGGAGCACTTTGGACAGGTATTTCAGGGTTATCATCACAACAAACAGCATTAGACAATGAGTCTAATAATATAGCCAATGTAAATACAATAGGATATAAAAGTTCAAGAATCTCTTTTGCAGATCAAATGTACCAAGATAGAATTGGTAAAGGGTCAAAAATTTTAGATGCAGAAAAACTTTATGTGCAAGGGAACTTGAAGCTAACTGGTGTAAATTATGATATGGCACTTAGTGGAGATGGATTTTTTACAGTAAAAAATAAAACCCAAGGTGGAACATCAGAATCTTTTTATACAAGAGCTGGTAACTTCAGAATGGGTGATAATGGAACTTTACAAGATGCAGCAGGAAATGAAGTTCAAGGATGGGCTATGCGGCCACTTGATACTGAAACTGATGTAATTTCAACTAATCCAAATGCAACTTTATTTACTGATGATTATTCTGAATTATTAGGTTCAAGAATTATTAGGCATGACACTTATGTAGAAACAATTACAGCAAAAGCAACTGATTATGTTACAACAACTAGAGCTGATGCAAGTGATGCCTTTTCTGGAACAGGTCTTAAAAATAAAGCAGCAAAATTAAATGATATTGAAGTACTAAAAAAAGAGTATACAAGAAGACTACAAGATTTGAAAAATACTCCTGATGGCCCTTCTGCAACTTCAATTTCACAAAAATCACAAATAAGGTTTGAAGGTGATATTCTTAGAGGTGAGGGGCATCAAATTTCAATTACTATTGATGGGACAAAAATTGCTCAAAAGTTTATAAGTACAAATGCAACAGATGACTTTATTACTTCTTTAGTGGATTTTGCAGGTGGTGATACTGGTAATTCAGTAGTTGCAGGTTCAGGAACTACAACTATTACAAATACTATTACTGCTGCTAATAATACAAGATACTCTATGACTATTGATGGAACTGAAGTTCACTATGATTCTGATACAGATGCAACAATGCAAGAGATATTAGATGGTTTAGAAAATGCTATTAATACAAATGAGACTTTAACTTCAAGTACTAATCCTCCAACAGGTATTACAAAAAATAATGGTACAGGTACAATTGCAGTTACATTTGGTTCAAATGCAACTGCTACAGAAGCAACATATGCTAGTAGTGTAACAGAAGATTATGATTTAGTAGCTAGTAAAATAGCAACTTATAAAGCTTTAGCAGATGAAATCTCTTTTAGAATTCCTGGAATGGTAGCTTATAATGTAATTGATCCAGTTACTGCAACAGCAGTTGATCAAGGAAAGTTTGAAGAAAAAGATACTTTTAATGCAACAACAAATCCTTTAGATGTATACAAAGGTATGATAGAGATAAAATCTCTTATACCTGGTCAAGATTTTATTATTAATAGTGTTCAAGAAATGAGTTCAAGCACAACTGTAAGTGGTGAAGTAAATGATACTTTAAGTAGAACAAAAGCACAATCAGGAACAGGTGTTGGTGCATTGGAAAGTATTCAAGATGCCCTTGCAAGAGCAATAACTGGTAATCAAAGAAATGTATACGCTCCAGCTGATTTAGCAACTCTTGGTACAGGTATTGACCATACTTTAGACTTTTCTATATATGATCCAACATTGAAAAAGAATATTGAGTTTTCATTGACATTAGATGGAACAAGTGGTGGGGGTGATATTACAAATGTAGATGAAATGGTAGCTGCTATTCAAAATGGTGGAAATCCTACTGATACTCCAAAACAAGTTCAATTTAATAACTATTTCAAAGTTGAAAATGTAAATGGAAACTTAGTAATATCAACTAAAGATTCAAAATATGACTTAGAATTTAGTACAACTTTAACAGATACTGTAAATAGTATAGTTAAAGATAAAAATGCTGATTATAGTGGTAGAAAAGGTGCAGGAGCAGAATTTTTAGAAATAACAAATACAATTGAGCAAACATCAACACAAAATTCACTTCAATTAAAACTAGATGCTTTAAATATTTCAAACTCTCCTTTTGGTGAGTTTAATATTGATCAATCAGGTTTAATTACTATGAAACAAGGTGGAGTAGATTTTGCTATTGGACAAGTTTCTATTGCATTGTTTAATAACCAAAGAGGACTTTTACCATCAGGAGATAACTTACTTGCAAAAACAAATGAGTCTGGTGATCCAATTTATAATACTAACAATTCAAAAACTGCAAAAATTGAAGGTAAAACATTAGAATTAAGTACAGCTGATTTGAGTGAAAGTTTAGTTAATCTAATGGTATTTCAAAGAGCCTTTGAAGCAAATGCTAAATCAATTACAACTTCAGATCAATTATTAAACACATTGATAAATCTAAAAAGATAA
- a CDS encoding flagellar hook-basal body complex protein, with protein MIGGLWNGISGLNSFEKALSAESNNVANVNTIGHKSDTVSFEDLMYDAGGYGKGTNIQTVEKNFSQGNLKITGNEYDVAIDGRGFFLVKEQRTDEVFYTRAGNFKMGSNGTLQSSNGMTVQGIQSQGTIAVGTNPNDTQFSDKYNQFLASDTIVYGDNIQTINARSTNFRQTAEASGASGQGYKSASSKINDIQALSTNYKEKLELYSSNPTANPVESVAAVTQVPYGNLINDLQNEDDIIKVTIGNITVKQKFDTDIQTTMNKFADEISEIQGIKGEVDTNGLVTITSMIPGKDLKVTYPSVNDGNAPSVNEVTKPVAGSGIGLVTSARDALKDAIEAAGAEFIDLTTNLNTANQGNLATTDLQLKLDNLNISENGLGELEIDNGKIFVKDGDNKFIIGSISTAYFNDELSLNPEGDNLFSKSNLSGDAIDASNANTLEGKTLELSNSNLGDNLTNLMVYQRAFEANSKSVTTSDDFLKTAIQLKK; from the coding sequence ATGATTGGTGGATTATGGAATGGAATATCTGGATTGAACTCATTTGAAAAAGCATTAAGTGCAGAATCAAATAATGTTGCCAATGTTAATACAATAGGACATAAATCTGATACTGTATCATTTGAAGATTTAATGTATGATGCTGGAGGTTATGGGAAAGGTACAAATATTCAAACAGTTGAAAAAAACTTTTCTCAAGGAAACCTTAAAATTACAGGAAATGAGTATGATGTTGCAATAGATGGACGAGGTTTTTTCCTTGTAAAAGAGCAACGAACAGATGAAGTTTTTTATACAAGAGCTGGTAATTTTAAAATGGGTTCTAATGGTACTTTACAAAGTAGTAATGGAATGACTGTTCAAGGTATTCAATCTCAAGGCACAATTGCAGTTGGAACTAATCCTAATGATACACAATTTAGTGATAAATATAACCAATTTCTAGCAAGTGATACAATTGTTTATGGAGATAATATTCAAACTATCAATGCAAGATCTACTAATTTTAGGCAAACAGCAGAAGCTAGTGGTGCATCTGGACAAGGATATAAATCAGCTTCTTCAAAAATAAATGATATTCAAGCATTAAGTACAAATTATAAAGAAAAATTAGAATTATATAGCTCTAATCCAACAGCAAATCCTGTTGAATCAGTTGCTGCTGTTACACAAGTTCCATATGGTAATTTGATAAATGATTTACAAAATGAAGATGATATTATAAAAGTAACTATTGGCAATATCACAGTAAAACAAAAATTTGACACTGATATTCAAACAACAATGAATAAATTTGCAGATGAAATCTCTGAAATTCAAGGAATTAAAGGAGAAGTTGACACAAATGGTTTAGTAACAATTACATCAATGATTCCAGGAAAAGATTTAAAAGTTACATATCCATCTGTAAATGATGGTAACGCACCTTCAGTTAATGAAGTGACAAAACCAGTAGCAGGTTCAGGAATTGGTTTAGTAACTTCTGCAAGAGATGCTTTAAAAGATGCTATTGAAGCAGCAGGTGCTGAGTTTATAGATTTAACTACAAATTTGAATACTGCAAACCAAGGAAATCTTGCAACTACTGATCTTCAACTAAAGCTTGACAATTTAAATATTTCAGAAAATGGTCTTGGTGAACTTGAAATTGATAATGGAAAGATATTTGTAAAAGATGGAGATAATAAATTTATTATTGGTTCTATTTCAACTGCATACTTTAATGATGAACTTAGTTTAAACCCAGAAGGTGATAATTTGTTTTCTAAATCAAATCTTTCAGGTGATGCAATTGATGCTAGTAATGCAAATACACTTGAGGGGAAAACTTTAGAATTAAGTAATTCAAATTTAGGTGATAACTTAACTAATCTTATGGTATATCAAAGAGCATTTGAAGCAAACTCAAAATCAGTTACTACTTCTGATGATTTTTTAAAAACAGCAATACAGTTAAAAAAATAA
- a CDS encoding flagellar hook assembly protein FlgD: MYTGNYTGTYDESKYNQIKNRDNDGYTTRTVKTKSATDASGNSYTTSVSNDKLTNKDFLNLMIQELKLQDPTKPMDSQRMMDSQLQMSTMETNRAMAASMEKLVATFNQTSLSNATNLIGKNIEDVNTDENGVSKAYSVLSVETLNGEMVVKARQILYYEDVVKDADGNRLAYDANGFIYNEEGEKTGQKIVLKNPGEIVVNEDGKPVILDENDEEVAEHDFVYEGNYTPVYSSEISTIPFENITKVF, translated from the coding sequence ATGTACACAGGAAATTACACAGGAACATATGACGAAAGTAAATATAATCAAATAAAAAATAGAGATAATGATGGCTATACTACAAGAACTGTAAAAACAAAGAGTGCAACTGATGCTAGTGGAAATAGTTATACAACCTCTGTTAGTAATGATAAGTTAACTAATAAAGATTTTTTAAATCTTATGATTCAAGAATTAAAACTACAAGACCCAACTAAACCTATGGATTCTCAAAGAATGATGGACTCTCAACTTCAAATGTCAACAATGGAAACAAATAGAGCTATGGCTGCATCTATGGAAAAGCTTGTTGCTACTTTTAATCAAACTTCTTTATCAAATGCTACGAATTTAATTGGGAAAAATATTGAAGATGTAAACACAGATGAAAATGGAGTTTCAAAAGCATATAGTGTATTATCTGTTGAGACACTAAATGGTGAGATGGTTGTAAAAGCTAGACAAATTTTATATTATGAAGATGTTGTAAAAGATGCTGATGGAAATAGATTAGCATATGACGCAAATGGCTTTATTTATAATGAAGAGGGTGAAAAAACAGGGCAAAAAATTGTTCTTAAAAATCCTGGTGAAATAGTAGTTAATGAAGATGGAAAACCTGTTATTTTAGATGAGAATGATGAAGAAGTTGCTGAACATGATTTTGTATATGAGGGTAATTACACACCTGTGTATTCAAGTGAAATTTCAACAATTCCTTTTGAAAATATTACAAAAGTATTTTAA
- a CDS encoding FliM/FliN family flagellar motor switch protein encodes MEISERDYDLLVDTEIVVDVILGTTSITIKEFLDLSEGDILSLDKQAGTGGDIYVNSRIIGTGDIIVIDEKLAVRVQDAMDSDNVVRYFFEENLL; translated from the coding sequence ATGGAAATTAGTGAAAGAGACTATGACTTACTAGTAGATACGGAAATAGTAGTTGATGTTATATTAGGAACTACAAGCATTACTATTAAAGAATTTCTTGATTTAAGTGAAGGTGATATTTTATCTTTGGATAAACAAGCTGGAACAGGTGGAGATATTTACGTAAACTCAAGAATCATAGGAACAGGTGATATTATTGTAATTGATGAGAAACTAGCAGTTAGAGTTCAAGATGCTATGGATTCTGATAATGTTGTTAGATATTTCTTTGAAGAAAACTTACTGTAG